TCTACGCCGAAGCCTTGGCGCAGCTCGGCGTCGACCGCGCCATGATCGTATCGGGCGACGAGGGACTGGACGAGCTTTCGCTTGCCGGAGGGAATGACGTGGCCGAAGTCACCGGCAACGGCATCGTCGCCATGCGCCGCCTGTCCGCCGCCGATGCGGGCCTGCCCAGTCATCCCGTCGACGCGATCCGGGGCGGCTCGCCCGAACATAATGCCGCCGCCCTGCGCGCGCTGCTTCAGGGCGAAACGGGTGCCTATCGGGACGCGGTGCTGCTGAACGCCGCCGCCGCCCTTGTCGTGGCGGGAGCCGCCGACGATGTGAGGGAGGGGGTGGAGGAAGCCGCCGAAACGATCGACCGGGGCCTTGCCAACGCGCTCCTCAATTGCTGGATAGCCTATCGATGACCAACAAGCTGATCGAGATCTGCGAGACGAAGCGGCAGGAAGTCGCCGCCCGCAAGGCCGCGACGACCGTCGCCTCGCTCCATGCCCGCGCCGCCGAGCAGACGCCGCCGCGCGGCTTCCGCAAGGCGCTGGACGACGCGGCCCGCTCCGGCTTCGGCCTGATCGCGGAGATCAAGAAGGCGAGCCCCTCCAAGGGCCTGATCCGCGCCGATTTCGATCCGCCCGCCCATGCGCAGGCTTATGCGGCGGGTGGTGCGGCCTGCCTCTCCGTCCTGACCGACGCACCCTATTTCCAGGGCCATGAAGACTATTTGATGGCCGCGCGATCGGCCTGCGCGCTGCCGGTCCTGCGCAAGGATTTCATGGTCGATCCGTGGCAGGTGCTCGAAAGCCGCTCCATCGGCGCGGACGCCATCCTCATCATCGCCGCCGCCCTCGACGATCATCAGATGGCGGAGATCGAGGATGCCGCCCTCGGCCTCGGCATGGACGCCCTGATCGAGGTCCACGACGCCCATGAACTCGAACGCGCGATGAAACTCCGCTCCCGGCTCATCGGCGTCAACAATCGCGACCTTCGCGACTTCACCGTGGATTTCGCCCGCACCTATGAACTGGTGGACAAGGCGCCGGACGATTGCACTTTCGTCGCGGAAAGCGGCCTTGGCAGCCATGCGGACCTCCTTGCCATGGCGGAACATGGCGTGCGCTGCTTCCTTGTCGGGGAATCGCTGATGCGGCAGGCCGATGTGGAAGCGGCCACGCACGACCTGCTGTTCGGCCGATGACCGGCGGCCTTACCCATCTGGACGCGCATGGCTCCGCGCGCATGGTCGACGTGTCAGGCAAGGCCGTCACCGCCCGCGAAGCCGTCGCCACCGGCCGCATCACCATGAGCCGCGAAGCCGCCGCCGCAATCGCCGCTGGAACCGTGAAGAAGGGCGATGTCCTCGCCGTCGCCCGCGTCGCCGGGATCATGGCGGCCAAGCGGACATCCGATCTCATCCCGCTTTGCCACCCCCTGCCGCTCAGTTCCGTGACGGTCGACCTCGCCCCCGATGAGGAAGGCGTCACCGTCACGGTCACCGCCTGCACCGCCGGCCAGACCGGTGTGGAAATGGAGGCCCTGACCGGGGTTTCCGCCGCGCTGCTCACCATCTACGACATGGCGAAGGCGATCGATAAGGCGATGGTCATCGGCCATGTTCGCCTGCTCGCCAAAACAGGCGGCAAGTCGGGCGACTGGCGCGCTCCATGAGCCTCCTGCCCGTCCCGGAGGCGCAGGCACGGCTGCTCGCCCTTGCCGGGCCGCTTTCGGTGGAGGAAATCGCGGCCGCTGCCTGCGCCGGGCGCTGGCTTGCGCTGAATGTGACGTCCCGCCGCGATCAGCCCTGGGCGGACCTGTCCTCGATGGACGGCTATGCGGTACGCGCCGCCGAATGGCCCGGACCCTGGCGCGTGACCGATATCAGCAGCGCGGGCGGCGCCCTGCCTGCCCCGCTTGCCAGGGGGACCGCCTGTCGCATCTTCACCGGCGCGCCGGTGCCCGTCGGGGCCGACGCCATCCTCATTCAGGAGCATGCCGCGCTGACCGGGGATACCCTGCGCGGCGAGGACAAGCCGCTGACACAGGGCCAGCATGTCCGTCCCGCAGCATCGGATTTTCGCGCTGGCGAAACATTGCTGGCCGCCGGCTCGCAATTGAACGCCGCCAGGATCGCCCTCGCCGTCCTGGCCGGCCATGGGGTCCTGCCGGTCAGGAGGCGCCCGATCGTCGCCCTGCTTTCGACGGGCAATGAGCTTGTCGCCCCTGGCGCGCCCACGCCTCCGGGCCGCTTGCCTTCCTCCAACGCGCCTATGCTCGCGGCGATGCTCGCCGCCGTGCCTTGCGACATCATCGACCTGGGCATCGTGCCCGACGATCTGCCGGCCCTGACGCAGGCATTCATCAAGGCGGGCGAAGCTGACATCATCGTGTCGACGGGCGGGGCCTCGGTCGGCGATCACGATCTGGTGCGCGCGGCCTTCACCGAAGCGGGCGGTTCGCTGGATTTCTGGAAGATCCGGATGCGGCCCGGCAAGCCGCTGATGGCAGGAAAGCTCGGTGATTCAGTCTTTCTCGGTCTTCCGGGCAATCCGGTTTCGGCCCATGTCACCGCCATGCTTTTCCTGTTGCCGTTGGTCCGTCATATGGGCGGCGCGGCTTCTCCTCTTCCCGCGATCACCAATGCCCAGCTCGCTATTCCCCTGCCCGGCACGGGAGAACGGGACGATTATCTGCGCGCCTTTCACGGGGAGGATGGAATCGTTTCCGTCACGTCGCAGGACAGCGCGGCCGTGGCGGCGATGGCGCAAGCCGATTGCCTGATATGGCGCCCCGCGCATTCCGGTGCGGCGGGCGCAGGCGACATCGTCAAGATCCTGCCCTTTCCCCTATAGAAAAAGGGGCCGCGCAGCGACCCCCTTTCCCGTCTTCGGCTTGCTTCAGCGCTGCTGCTTGCCAGGATTGGAATCCTTGCGGCGTTCCTCACCCATCTGGCCCTGCTTGTTTTCCTGCTGCTGCTGGCGGCCGTCCTGCTGGTCGCGGCGCTGTTGCTTGTCCTGATCGTTCTGGTTGGGCATGTCACTCTCCTCGCCTCTTCACTTGAGAGGCAGGGCTTCAACGACCCGCATCGCCCGCCGTTCCACTCCATTGCGACCAACGGTTAGACGCTTGACTTACCCCTTTCCGTTTCCTATGCGTTCTCCATCCGTTCCACAGAAGGATCGCAGGCATGTTGACGCCCAAACAGCAACAGTTGCTCAGCTTCATCCAGACCCGCCTGGAAGGGCGGGGCGTATCCCCTTCTTTCGAGGAAATGAAGGATGCGCTCGACCTGCGATCCAAATCGGGTATCCACCGCCTGATCAACGCGCTGGAGGAACGCGGCTTCATCCGGCGCCTGCCGAACCGCGCGCGCGCGCTGGAAGTGTTGAAGCTGCCCGAAGCCATGCACCGTTTGCCCAAGGACGCCCCCACCGCCAAGCCGCGAGCGCCTGCCAGCCTGCCCATCGCCGCCAACGACATCGTTGAAATCCCGTTGCATGGCAGGATCGCGGCGGGCGTCCCCATCGAAGCGCTGGAGGGGCATAACATGCTGTCCGTTCCGGCGGCGTTGCTGGGCGCAGGCGATCATTATGCGCTGGAAGTGGCGGGCGATTCCATGGTCGACGCAGGGATTCTGGACGGCGATTTCGCGCTGATCCAGAAAACGGATGTGGCGCGGGAGGGACAGATCGTGGTCGCCCTCATCGACGATAGCGAAGCCACGCTCAAATATTTCCGGCGAGACGGCCAGAGAGTGAGGCTGGACCCCGCCAACAGCGCCTATGAGCCGCAATTATATGATCCCCATCAGGTCCGCATCCAGGGCAAGCTGGCAGGATTGCTGCGCCGATATAATTAAGGCGCGGCATCCGAACCGGAAGCCTTGGATGGGGCGTGGCCACCCCGGCCGGGTCCGGTTCGACGCGGCATCCATGGATGAGCGTCATCCGGGCGATGGACGGTCCGGACCGTGCCCTTCTCCAGATTGATGGAGAGCCCACCTGTCATCGCCAGCAGGGGCCGATCCGCTTTCAGCCATGCCGGCTGACACCATCGCGGCAAGCGGCGATCGCTGATCACGATGTCGGCCCATCGGCAGTCGCGCCTGAAAGCGCCCCTCTCGACCAGCATGTCGCTACGGGTCACGAGCAACCGCCAGCGACGGCCTCCCCGGTCCAGTTGAACGGAGCAAAGATCGTCCGAGCAACGCGCCTGCGGCAAGTCCGCCAGCGCTTCCAGCACGCCGCCATATCCCGCGCTTTCGGCCATCGCGTCGCGCACATAATCGCCGGCCCGATCCCGCAGCAGGGCCATGCCTTGATCCGTGCGCAAGGCGACGTGGCGGCCATCTCCCGTGACCAATATATCGGGTGCGGGATTGAGAAGGATGGCGACGAACCCGATCGTCGCCGGGACAAGTCCCAGCCAGCGCCATCCACTCCGCCAGAGCAGGCACCACAACCCGCCCATCACCATCATCCCGAAGATCCAGCCCGGCAGCGCGGGTCCCAAAGCCACCGCCATCGGACTTGAACCGACGCCATGGGCAATGAACAGCAACAGGTCCAACGCCTTCCCGGTCGCCCACCATGCCGGTGCCCCCAGGCCCGCCAGATCGAGCAGCAGCGCCAGCGCTTCCAACGGCATGACCACGAAGGTAGTCAGCGGGATCGCGATGATATTGGCGAATGCGCCCAACATGCCCGCCTTGTGGAAATGGAAGAAAGCGATCGGCGCCAGCACCAGTTCGACCGCGAAGCCCGTGAGCAGCAGGACGGTCACGGCCCGCCCGGTCTTTCGCCACGGATTTTCATCGCGCGCCGCGGCGAAAGCGCGAAAGCGCGGATGCTCGGACAGGGCGATGATCGCGACCACCGCGGCGAAGCTCATCTGGAAACTCGGCCCGATCAAGGCTTCGGGCCACAGGCACAGGACGATCAACGCCCCCGTCGCCACCAGACGCAATGTGATCGCGTCCCGCCCCAATGCCAGCCCGCCCAGCACCAGCAACGCGGCGACGCAGGACCGCACGGTGGGAACTTCCGCTCCGGTCAGCAGCGTATAGCCGATCCCCGCCAATGCGCCGCCTCCCGCGGCAATCAGCATCAAGGGCCAGTCCAGCGCCGCCCGGCGACTGAGCGCCATCACCCGCATGAGCAGGAAGATGACCGCGCCGATCAGGGCTGTGACATGCAGCCCGCTGATGGAAAGCAGGTGAGCGAGGCCGCTCCGCCGCATGGCTTCCGCGTCGTCTTCGGTGATGGCGCCCTGGTCCCCGGTGGCGAGCGCCGCTGCAATGCCGCCCGCCGACCCCTCCAGCCGGGCCAATATATGCGCGAACAGCCGATTGCGCAGATCGGGTCCAGCGGTCGCGGGCCTGATCACGGCGATGGGCGGCAAGGCGCGCCCCGTCGCGCCTATCCCCATGAAATAGGCCCGCGCCGCAAAGTCATAGCCGCCCGGCAGGCTGGGCGGCGCCGGCGGCATCAGCCGCGCCCGGAACCGCACGATCGCGCCCCGTCCGATAGCGGGGGACATGTCCGGTTGGCGCAGGTTCACGCGGAGCATGGGCGGCAGTTCCGGTGCATCCATCGGTCGCACGAGCAGCCGAACCATGGCCTTGGAGGGAACGGGATTGACCGCCCGGACCTCGCCCGTGACGATCGCGAAGGTGGCCCGCTGCAAGGGCGGCGTTCCCACCAGCACGGCCTTGCCCCAGATGAGCAGGCAGCCAAGGCAGGCCAATATCCCTGCCGAAACCGCGATTTTCCTCCCCCGCCCGCCAGCCGGCAGAAGGGCGGCTCCACAGGCCAGCGCCAAGGCGGCACAGCAGAAACCAAGCCACGCCCAACGATGGGGGAGGACGAACCAGGCCGCGATCCCGATTCCCAGTCCCACCGGAACCCAGAGCGGTATCCGCTCCCTTTCGTGTTCCAGCCATTGTTCCATGGCTGCGGGAAAGGCCTGACGCCACGCCTTCGCCTTCCCCCGAACGGAAGTTTGTGGAGACTCAAAAGCCATGCTAGGGGGCGTCGCGTTCATGAATGGGCAAGGTGAATGTCGGGGAATATGACGGTGAGTGCAACGGGAATGAACAAGCAGGTGGTGACCCGTTTCGCCCCATCCCCCACCGGCTTTCTGCACATAGGCGGCGCGCGCACGGCGCTGTTCAACTGGCTGTTCGCGCGGCACCATGGCGGCAGGTTCCTGCTCCGCATCGAGGACACGGACCGCGCCCGGTCGACGGAAGCAGCGGTGGCCGCGATTTTCGACGGGCTGGAATGGCTGGGCCTCGGCGGGGACGAGCCTGCGGTCTTCCAGTTCGAACGCTCCGCCCGACACGCGGAAGTCGCCAATCAGATGCTGGCGAACGGCCATGCTTATCGCTGCTATGCCACGCCGGAGGAATTGGCGGAACTGCGCGAACGGCAGCGCGCCGAACGACAGCCCATGCGCTATGACGGCCGCTGGCGGGATCGCGACCCGTCCGAAGCGCCCGAAGGCGCGCCCTTCGTCATCCGCCTGAAAGCGCCGCAGACCGGCGAAAGCGTGATCGAGGACGCCGTCCAGGGCCGCGTCGTGGTCCAGAATGCGGAGCTGGACGACATGATCCTGCTCCGTTCCGACGGCACGCCCACCTATATGCTGGCGGTCGTCGTGGACGATCATGACATGGGCGTCACGCATGTCATTCGCGGCGACGATCACCTGAACAATGCCTTCCGGCAGTTGGGCATCATCAAGGCGATGGGCTGGGAAGAGCCGGTGTACGGCCACATTCCCCTGATCCACGGGTCGGATGGGGCCAAACTCTCCAAGCGTCA
This genomic window from Sphingobium cloacae contains:
- the trpC gene encoding indole-3-glycerol phosphate synthase TrpC, translating into MTNKLIEICETKRQEVAARKAATTVASLHARAAEQTPPRGFRKALDDAARSGFGLIAEIKKASPSKGLIRADFDPPAHAQAYAAGGAACLSVLTDAPYFQGHEDYLMAARSACALPVLRKDFMVDPWQVLESRSIGADAILIIAAALDDHQMAEIEDAALGLGMDALIEVHDAHELERAMKLRSRLIGVNNRDLRDFTVDFARTYELVDKAPDDCTFVAESGLGSHADLLAMAEHGVRCFLVGESLMRQADVEAATHDLLFGR
- the moaC gene encoding cyclic pyranopterin monophosphate synthase MoaC; the encoded protein is MTGGLTHLDAHGSARMVDVSGKAVTAREAVATGRITMSREAAAAIAAGTVKKGDVLAVARVAGIMAAKRTSDLIPLCHPLPLSSVTVDLAPDEEGVTVTVTACTAGQTGVEMEALTGVSAALLTIYDMAKAIDKAMVIGHVRLLAKTGGKSGDWRAP
- a CDS encoding molybdopterin molybdotransferase MoeA — protein: MSLLPVPEAQARLLALAGPLSVEEIAAAACAGRWLALNVTSRRDQPWADLSSMDGYAVRAAEWPGPWRVTDISSAGGALPAPLARGTACRIFTGAPVPVGADAILIQEHAALTGDTLRGEDKPLTQGQHVRPAASDFRAGETLLAAGSQLNAARIALAVLAGHGVLPVRRRPIVALLSTGNELVAPGAPTPPGRLPSSNAPMLAAMLAAVPCDIIDLGIVPDDLPALTQAFIKAGEADIIVSTGGASVGDHDLVRAAFTEAGGSLDFWKIRMRPGKPLMAGKLGDSVFLGLPGNPVSAHVTAMLFLLPLVRHMGGAASPLPAITNAQLAIPLPGTGERDDYLRAFHGEDGIVSVTSQDSAAVAAMAQADCLIWRPAHSGAAGAGDIVKILPFPL
- the lexA gene encoding transcriptional repressor LexA, which codes for MLTPKQQQLLSFIQTRLEGRGVSPSFEEMKDALDLRSKSGIHRLINALEERGFIRRLPNRARALEVLKLPEAMHRLPKDAPTAKPRAPASLPIAANDIVEIPLHGRIAAGVPIEALEGHNMLSVPAALLGAGDHYALEVAGDSMVDAGILDGDFALIQKTDVAREGQIVVALIDDSEATLKYFRRDGQRVRLDPANSAYEPQLYDPHQVRIQGKLAGLLRRYN
- a CDS encoding ComEC/Rec2 family competence protein translates to MEQWLEHERERIPLWVPVGLGIGIAAWFVLPHRWAWLGFCCAALALACGAALLPAGGRGRKIAVSAGILACLGCLLIWGKAVLVGTPPLQRATFAIVTGEVRAVNPVPSKAMVRLLVRPMDAPELPPMLRVNLRQPDMSPAIGRGAIVRFRARLMPPAPPSLPGGYDFAARAYFMGIGATGRALPPIAVIRPATAGPDLRNRLFAHILARLEGSAGGIAAALATGDQGAITEDDAEAMRRSGLAHLLSISGLHVTALIGAVIFLLMRVMALSRRAALDWPLMLIAAGGGALAGIGYTLLTGAEVPTVRSCVAALLVLGGLALGRDAITLRLVATGALIVLCLWPEALIGPSFQMSFAAVVAIIALSEHPRFRAFAAARDENPWRKTGRAVTVLLLTGFAVELVLAPIAFFHFHKAGMLGAFANIIAIPLTTFVVMPLEALALLLDLAGLGAPAWWATGKALDLLLFIAHGVGSSPMAVALGPALPGWIFGMMVMGGLWCLLWRSGWRWLGLVPATIGFVAILLNPAPDILVTGDGRHVALRTDQGMALLRDRAGDYVRDAMAESAGYGGVLEALADLPQARCSDDLCSVQLDRGGRRWRLLVTRSDMLVERGAFRRDCRWADIVISDRRLPRWCQPAWLKADRPLLAMTGGLSINLEKGTVRTVHRPDDAHPWMPRRTGPGRGGHAPSKASGSDAAP
- the gltX gene encoding glutamate--tRNA ligase — encoded protein: MNKQVVTRFAPSPTGFLHIGGARTALFNWLFARHHGGRFLLRIEDTDRARSTEAAVAAIFDGLEWLGLGGDEPAVFQFERSARHAEVANQMLANGHAYRCYATPEELAELRERQRAERQPMRYDGRWRDRDPSEAPEGAPFVIRLKAPQTGESVIEDAVQGRVVVQNAELDDMILLRSDGTPTYMLAVVVDDHDMGVTHVIRGDDHLNNAFRQLGIIKAMGWEEPVYGHIPLIHGSDGAKLSKRHGALGVDAYRDEMGMLPEAVLNYLLRLGWGHGDEEIISVERAIKLFDISGVGRSPSRFDIKKLENLNGHYLREADDARLAALVTPRVAARLGKPLPADADSLLTQAMPSLKPRAKTLNEIAEGAEFLFKSCPLDFDEKASALLDDSARALLASTADALSTVPGWTVEAIEEVIRRVAEDAGLALGKVAQPLRAALTGRTVSPGIFDVLFLLGKEESLGRLTDAGHASAG